A portion of the Bradyrhizobium sp. 195 genome contains these proteins:
- the ligD gene encoding non-homologous end-joining DNA ligase, producing the protein MARKSTLPLRLQPMLATLTDAPFDDPDWVFEDKFDGFRMVAEIRRGRVALYSRNGKIISHSYVEVAKALEGVKADAVIDGELVAIGNDGVSHFQLLQNALRHEAKLLYCAFDLMFADGEDLRALPLLERKKRLKAILPRHKLIAFSNHRKGKGTKFFVEAERRHLEGIMAKRADSPYASGRRTADWLKVKTAQRQEVVIAGFTAPRRTRPFFGALVLAVRENGGWRYIGHVGTGFSHQVLEELHGKLVRLKTGKSPFPAKVKDEQVTTWVHPSLVAEVKFAEWTSKGELRQPVYLGLRSDKKAKDVVREKSSSRK; encoded by the coding sequence ATGGCCCGAAAATCGACGCTGCCTCTTCGCCTGCAGCCCATGCTGGCCACGCTGACGGATGCGCCGTTTGACGATCCCGATTGGGTCTTCGAGGACAAATTCGATGGTTTCCGCATGGTCGCGGAGATCCGGCGTGGTCGGGTCGCGCTCTACAGCCGTAATGGGAAGATCATCAGCCACTCCTACGTGGAGGTCGCGAAAGCGCTAGAGGGCGTGAAGGCGGACGCGGTGATCGATGGCGAGCTCGTCGCGATCGGCAACGACGGCGTCTCCCATTTCCAGTTGCTTCAGAACGCCCTGCGCCATGAGGCGAAACTCTTGTACTGCGCGTTCGACCTCATGTTCGCGGACGGCGAGGACCTGCGAGCGCTGCCACTCCTCGAGCGCAAGAAGCGGCTGAAGGCCATCCTGCCGCGCCACAAGCTGATCGCGTTCAGCAACCACCGCAAAGGCAAGGGAACGAAATTCTTCGTGGAAGCCGAACGAAGGCATCTCGAAGGCATCATGGCCAAGCGCGCCGACAGCCCGTACGCATCCGGACGCCGGACCGCCGATTGGCTGAAGGTGAAGACGGCGCAGCGGCAGGAGGTCGTAATCGCCGGCTTCACGGCGCCCAGGCGAACCCGGCCCTTCTTCGGCGCCCTCGTGCTTGCAGTGCGGGAAAATGGTGGGTGGCGGTACATCGGCCACGTCGGCACGGGCTTCAGCCACCAGGTTCTCGAAGAGCTTCACGGCAAGCTCGTGAGGCTCAAGACAGGCAAGTCCCCGTTTCCAGCCAAGGTGAAGGATGAGCAAGTCACGACCTGGGTGCATCCTTCGTTGGTCGCGGAAGTGAAGTTCGCCGAGTGGACCAGCAAGGGCGAGCTGCGCCAGCCGGTCTATCTCGGCCTGCGGTCCGACAAAAAGGCCAAGGACGTGGTTCGCGAAAAGAGTTCGTCGCGAAAATAG
- a CDS encoding MOSC domain-containing protein gives MRQAHDLSLEGKVAAVAADPGHHFSKPVQDRIVLVEGHGVQGDAHAGPFVRHRYLARRRPRLPNLRQVHLIPAELFTFLAEAGFEVAAGDMGENITTTGLDLERMPCGTFIELGPSAIVELTGLRTPCVLIDRFRAGLKQQVLSSAETGPAFKSGVLGVVRAGGPVAAGDSARVRLPSSSFRPLPAL, from the coding sequence ATGCGGCAGGCGCACGATCTCTCGCTCGAAGGAAAGGTGGCGGCGGTCGCCGCCGACCCTGGGCACCACTTCAGCAAACCGGTCCAGGATCGCATCGTTCTGGTGGAGGGCCACGGCGTCCAAGGCGACGCCCATGCCGGCCCTTTCGTCCGGCACCGTTATCTCGCCCGCCGCCGGCCACGCCTGCCCAATCTCCGGCAGGTCCACCTGATCCCGGCCGAGCTCTTTACATTCCTCGCGGAGGCCGGGTTCGAGGTCGCAGCGGGCGACATGGGTGAGAATATCACAACGACTGGCCTGGACCTGGAGCGGATGCCGTGCGGTACCTTCATCGAGTTGGGTCCCTCGGCCATCGTCGAGCTGACCGGTCTCCGGACGCCTTGTGTCCTCATCGACCGCTTCCGGGCCGGCCTGAAGCAACAGGTGCTCTCGTCGGCGGAAACGGGCCCTGCGTTCAAATCCGGAGTGCTGGGCGTGGTCCGGGCCGGGGGACCGGTCGCGGCCGGCGATAGCGCGCGTGTTCGCCTTCCTTCCTCTTCGTTTAGGCCGCTGCCGGCCCTGTAG